TCGAGCAGATACCCTGGACTGCCTACCGTGAGAAGATGCTCACTGACTTTGCCGCCGGGCAGGGAGCAGACATAGTCGAGATCTCCAGCTACTGGATGTGCGAGTTCGTGGGGAGAAAACTGCTCCTGGCTCTTGACGAGTACATGGCAACGGATCCGGACCTGGCGAAGGACAAGTGGATCCCCGGAGCCTTCCTCGAGAGAATCCACACCTTCGCGGGAGCCACCTACGGGCTGCCCAGCGGCGACAGCCCCAAGGTCCTCTGGTTCAACAAGGATGTTTTCGCAGCGGCAGGGGTCAAGAACCCGCTGGAGTGGGAAGCCGAAGGCAAGTGGAACTGGGATACCTTCCTCGACGTCGTCACCTCTCTGACGAAGGGCGAAGGCCCGAGCAAGCATTTTGGCTACTGGACGTGGATGGCCCGCGCGGATACCCACGATATCATGCGGTCCTTCGGCGGAGGCTGGACCGACCAGGATGCGAGCGAGGTCTGGTGCGAGAAGCCGGAGTCTATCCAGGGGCTGCAGTTCGCTCTTGATATCTTCCTGAAACACAAGGCAGCCCCGCTGACGCAGGAACTGCAGGCGATGGGTGGCGGGCAGCAGATGTTCCTGACCGGGCGACTGGCCATGTTCATGAGCGGCGTGTGGGAAGTGTACTCACTGAAGCAGACCAAGGTTCCCTACGACGTGGCTCCGCTGCCCTCCGGGCCGGCCGGTCGGTTCATGCATCACGGCGCCAATGCGCTCGTGCT
The Bacillota bacterium DNA segment above includes these coding regions:
- a CDS encoding extracellular solute-binding protein; this encodes EQIPWTAYREKMLTDFAAGQGADIVEISSYWMCEFVGRKLLLALDEYMATDPDLAKDKWIPGAFLERIHTFAGATYGLPSGDSPKVLWFNKDVFAAAGVKNPLEWEAEGKWNWDTFLDVVTSLTKGEGPSKHFGYWTWMARADTHDIMRSFGGGWTDQDASEVWCEKPESIQGLQFALDIFLKHKAAPLTQELQAMGGGQQMFLTGRLAMFMSGVWEVYSLKQTKVPYDVAPLPSGPAGRFMHHGANALVLPAACKHPDQAWELMRFLKSPGLEKIMVQGEGFMPFQKASVETFLSKGHIPSAQVFIDALEKGWAPPIPLNTNATQMDQVVGDALGIALSEGKDAAWVAAEVAPKLEPLVG